CCTGCACCGTCTGGTCGAATCTGGTCTTGACTGCTGGGTTGTCCGAGGGCCAGTTGCTGCTGGTGCACGGTGGAGCCAGCGGTGTAGGCAGCCACGCCATTCAGGTGGCACGTCAGCTCGGGGCGTGGGTGGCCGTCACCGCAGGATCAGAGGCCAAGTTGGAGTTCTGTCGTGAACTGGGAGCCGAGATCACCATCAACTATCACGACGAGGACTTCGTGGCGCGGGTCCGCGAGGCTGGTGGTGCCGACGTGATCCTGGACATCATGGGGGCGGCCTACCTGGACCGCAATATCGATGCGCTGGCCGATGACGGTCGGCTGGTGGTCATCGGAATGCAGGGCGGGGTCAAGGCCGAGCTGAACCTGGGCAAGCTGATCTCCAAACGCGCCCGGGTGATCGGCACCGCCTTGCGCGGCCGGCCGGTGGAAGGGCCGCACAGCAAGGGCATGGTGGTAGCCGCGGTGACCACCGATCTCTGGCCGATGCTCGGCGACGGCCGGATCAAGCCGGTGATCGGTGCGCGGCTGCCTATCGCGCAGGCCGCCGAAGCACACCGGATGCTGTCCTCGGGTGAGGTGACGGGAAAGGTCGTGCTGACGCTCTAGGGGCTACACATGCGTCGGTACACAGCACCATCTTTTAGGCGCCGAGGGCACGTATTCGGCACTGACATTCATCAGGCAACGTAGCATCATTGGCGAGCTAATTGTCGGCGGCGCTGCCGTCAAGGGATTTCCAGGAGGAGTTTTCATGGTTACCGGAACCGGTCCCGCCCCAACGGATTTGACTCCGCTATGAGTTCGCGAATGCCGCGGCAACGGCTTGGCGTCAGCGACTACATCCTCTCGGTTCCGCCGCCGCCGCTGCCTGTTTTCCCCGAGCCGTACAGCGTCCGTTACGCGGACCCGGCCGGCGACGCAGAGTTGATCTCAAACTGGATGAATCTGCCGCACCTGGCCGACACGTGGGGCTATGCCTATCCAGCCGATCAATGGCGCCGCCACATGGAGGTCCAGTACGAGAGCAACTACTCGCGGCCCTACGTCATCAGCATCGACGGCCGGCCGATGGCCTACATGGAGCTGTTCCGGGCCGCACAGGATGACGTGGCCACCCTTTATGATGCGCATCCCTACGATGTGGGGTTGCACATCGCCTTCGGCGAGGTCGAGATGCTCAAGCAAGGACACGGGTTTCCACTCTTCAACGGTCTTGTCGACGGCGTGTTCGAAGTCGAACCGGAGTGCCGACGGATCATCGGCGACACCAACGCAGCTAAAGATTCCAACGGGCGCCGCGCCTGGGAGCGGCGCAATGGAACGTTTCTCGGCGAGCACTACATGTCCAGCTGGGGTCAACACATCGCACTCTTCGCGCGGCTGCGAACCCCGGAAGACATGCCGCGGAGCCACCGCAAGGAGTCATAGGCGCAGCGGCCAATAGGGGCGGTGACAGATTTCTCTGTCACCGCCCTTTTTCGTCCGCGTACGTTCGGCTAGCCCCAAACGTACAAATCCCCGAATCCGACACCGAAGCGTCGGACCGGGGATTCGTACGTTCGCGCTGGGCTACGGTGCGCCCGTGCCGCCAGCGCCACCGGCGCCGCCCGTGCCAACGCTGCCACTGGGGGCTTTACCGGCCACACCAGCGGTACCGGCACTACCGGCGACGCCGTCGCCATTCGTACCACCGGCGCCGCCCGTACCACCGCTGCCACCGCCGCCGGCGAAGTTGGACTTGCTGGGCTTGGAGGCACCGTTGACGCCGTTGCCGCCCTTGCCACCCATACCACCGGCACCGCCCTGAGCCGTGGTGCCGTCGGCGTTGGCACCGCCCTGACCGCCGGTGCCGCCCTGGCCGCCGTTGCCGCCGGACCCGCCGGTACCGCCACCGCCGGTGCCCTGACCGACCAAGCCGTTGTAGCCAGCACCACCGGCGCCACCGTTGCCGCCGACGCCTGCCGTACCGCCCTTACCGCCCTGGCCACCCTGACCGCCCGCGCCATGTGCACCGGACTGTCCGTCACCCAGCGCAACACCACCGGCGCCGCCCTGGCCGGCCGCGCCGCCGACGCCGCCGTCGCCGCCCTGGCCGCCCTCGCCGCCGGTACCACCGGTACGACCGGGCAGGCCGAGGCCGCCGGCACCACCGGCACCGCCGGTGCCGCCGTTACCGCCGGTACCGCCGCCGCCGCCGATCCCGCCGCTGCCGCCGAGACCGCCCTCGCCGCCGTCACCGGTGAGGGTGCCACCGGCACCACCGACACCACCGGTGCCACCCGCGCCACCGGCGTACCCGGTGGCGCCCTTGACGCCGGCGCCGCCGGTGCCACCGGGCATGGCGTTGCCGTTCGGGTCCTTGGGCTGGTTACCCGTACCGCCGTTACCGGCAACCGAGGTGTTGTTGCCGGCGTTGCCGCCGTTACCCGCGTTACCGCCAGTGCCACCGGTGCCGTGCTGGGCGGCCGAGCCGCCGTTACCGCCGTTACCGCCGGCGGCACCGGCGCCGTTCGCGGCGTTGGTACCCGAGGTTCCATTGGCACCGATACCACCGTTACCGCCGGTGCCACCATTGCCGTACTCGCCGAGGGCGTTGCCGCCGGTACCGCCATTTCCACCGGCCTGCGCCAGGCCGCTGCCCAGCACCGTGCCGTTGCCACCGTTACCGCCGGTGCCGCCGACCGCGACCGCGCCGCCGTTGCCGTCGGTACCACTGGCCGCCTGGGTGGCGCCATCGCCACCGAGGCCACCGGCGCCGCCGTCGCCGCCCGCACCGGCGGTGCTGCTGCTGTTGCCGCCCTTACCACCGTTGCCGGCCACCAGGTTCGAGCCGCCGCCCGCACCGTCGCCACCGCGGCCGCCGACGCCTGCGTTGCCGCCCGCGCCACCGCTGCCACCCGTGGCGCCGAGTCCGTCGGCACCGCTGTTACCGACGGTCGCCGTGCCACCGGCACCACCGTTGCCGCCTGCGCCACCAGCGCCACCAGCGCCAGCCTTACCGGTGGCGTCGCCACCGACACCACCATTGGCACCGCTACCTGCGGTGGCGTTGGTGCCTGCGGCGCCGTTGGCGGCATGGCCACCGGCACCGCCCTGACCGCCGACGCCACCGTTACCGCCGACACCGCCGTCACCGGCGATCGAGCCACCGACGCCGCCGAGACCACCGTTGCCGCCCGCGGTACCAGCCGTGCCGTCGGTGCCGTTGCCGGACCCATCGGTGATGCCCGCGACGCCGTTGGCTCCGGCACCGCCGTCGCCGCCTACGCCGCCGTGACCAATGGTTCCGCCGGCGCCACCATTACCGCCGTCGCCGCCCTGCTGGCCCAGCGCTGCGTTGCCACCGTGACCGCCGTTACCACCGTTGGCACCGAGGAGGGCACCGTCTTGGCCGTTGCTAGCCGCGGTGCCGTCACCGCCGAGACCACCGGCGCCGCCAGCACCGGCCGTACCGGCGATACCACCGGCACCACCGTGGCCACCGGACCCGGCGATGGCATTGACGCCGCCGCCGGCACCGCTACCGCCGTTACCGCCGTTGGCACCGTTTCCGGTGTTACCACCGGCGCCACCCGCGCCGCCCGCGCCAGCTGCACCCGCGTCACCGAGGGTCGCCGCACCGCCGACGCCACCGGCACCGCCGTTACCGCCCGCTCCACCGTTTCCGTTAGCGCTGGTCGCGTCGGAACCGTCGCCACCGTTGTCACCCGTGCCGGCGCCCGCATCAGCGCCATTGGCTGCATTCGCACCGGCGCCACCGTTACCGCCGGCTCCACCGCCGCCACCCAGGCCGCCAGCACCGCCGTTGCCCGAGGTAGTGCCACCGGTACCACCCGCTCCGCCGGCGCCACCGTTACCGGCCGCGGTGCCCGAGGTGCCGTTGCCGGAACCGTCGGTGATGCCGTCGACGCCGGCCGTACCTGCGCCACCGTTACCACCAGCACCACCGGTACCGATCGCTCCGGCCGCGCCACCCTTACCGCCGGCGCCACCGTCTTGTGCGCCATCACCCGGCAGGAGCACGCCGTTGCCGCCGTTACCACCGGCGCCGCCGTCACCGCCGGAACCGTTGGTCCCGGCCTGCCCGCTGGCTGCCTGGGTGCTGCCCTGGCCGATACCGCCCAGCCCGCCAGCACCGCCGTGATCCCGGTCACCACCGGTACCACCGTCGCCACCGTTGCCGGCCACAAGGCCACTGCCACCGTTGCCACCAGCACCACCGGCGCCGCCGTTACCGGCGTTGCCGGCATTGCCACCGGCACCGCCGACGCCACCTGCGCCGTGGGCCGCGTTGCCGCCGATACCGCCGGCACCACCGGCAGCTGCGTTACCGCCGAGGCCACCGTTGCCACCGAGGTCACCGGCTGCCCCGATGAGACCGTCACCGCCGTTGCC
The window above is part of the Mycolicibacter sp. MU0102 genome. Proteins encoded here:
- a CDS encoding NAD(P)H-quinone oxidoreductase → MRAIIADTPDVLAWREVADLQPAPGEVLIHVAAAGVNRADLLQAAGLYPPPPGASDTLGLEVSGVIAAVGDDETGWAVGQQVCALLAGGGYAEYVAVPAPQVLPVPDGVDLADAAALPEVACTVWSNLVLTAGLSEGQLLLVHGGASGVGSHAIQVARQLGAWVAVTAGSEAKLEFCRELGAEITINYHDEDFVARVREAGGADVILDIMGAAYLDRNIDALADDGRLVVIGMQGGVKAELNLGKLISKRARVIGTALRGRPVEGPHSKGMVVAAVTTDLWPMLGDGRIKPVIGARLPIAQAAEAHRMLSSGEVTGKVVLTL
- a CDS encoding GNAT family N-acetyltransferase, with the translated sequence MPRQRLGVSDYILSVPPPPLPVFPEPYSVRYADPAGDAELISNWMNLPHLADTWGYAYPADQWRRHMEVQYESNYSRPYVISIDGRPMAYMELFRAAQDDVATLYDAHPYDVGLHIAFGEVEMLKQGHGFPLFNGLVDGVFEVEPECRRIIGDTNAAKDSNGRRAWERRNGTFLGEHYMSSWGQHIALFARLRTPEDMPRSHRKES